One genomic window of Thalassoroseus pseudoceratinae includes the following:
- a CDS encoding YitT family protein has translation MDYGLIVLAGLMYAIALHYFVLPSKVILTGTEGIATALSYYFDSQSVFIWLYVAFQTVLLTFAFAKVSRVFALRSLVVVATVVISLMILPELRFAQPEPQNERIILVLFGGILAGVAKSLAFKYRGSTGDEDILAAYFAVKYLKPVGSIAVFAGAASTVFGLALDLVKTGEVESVVNTLMYTCVYIFASAETLNNFYRKFKITMLVVITRDQKQVGETISATTEHRTYTVHPGTGGRSGESFFIVRTILTHEELPAMIDAIEAADPACFYYFHDIEGISGRYYITPIG, from the coding sequence ATGGATTACGGTCTGATTGTGTTGGCGGGATTGATGTACGCGATCGCGTTGCATTACTTCGTGCTGCCATCCAAGGTGATTCTCACCGGCACGGAGGGGATCGCGACGGCGTTGTCGTATTATTTCGACAGCCAGTCGGTTTTCATTTGGTTGTACGTGGCGTTTCAGACAGTTCTTCTGACGTTTGCATTTGCGAAGGTCAGTCGTGTGTTTGCGTTGCGATCGCTGGTGGTCGTGGCGACGGTAGTGATCTCGTTGATGATCCTGCCAGAATTGCGGTTCGCCCAACCGGAACCGCAGAACGAACGAATCATTCTGGTGTTGTTCGGGGGAATTCTGGCGGGCGTGGCGAAATCGTTGGCGTTCAAGTATCGCGGTTCGACCGGCGATGAAGACATTTTAGCCGCCTATTTCGCGGTCAAATATCTGAAGCCGGTCGGTTCGATTGCGGTGTTCGCGGGGGCAGCTTCGACGGTATTTGGGTTGGCTTTGGATTTGGTCAAAACCGGTGAAGTCGAATCCGTCGTGAACACGTTGATGTATACTTGCGTGTATATTTTCGCCTCTGCGGAGACGCTGAACAACTTCTATCGGAAGTTCAAAATCACGATGCTCGTGGTGATCACACGGGATCAAAAGCAAGTTGGCGAAACGATTTCCGCCACGACGGAGCATCGCACATACACAGTGCATCCGGGCACGGGCGGTCGCAGTGGGGAATCATTTTTCATCGTCCGTACGATTCTCACCCATGAGGAACTGCCCGCGATGATCGATGCCATCGAAGCCGCGGACCCGGCGTGCTTCTATTACTTCCACGATATCGAGGGGATTTCCGGGCGGTATTACATCACGCCGATCGGATGA
- a CDS encoding sulfatase-like hydrolase/transferase: MFHRFQSAHIWRLIALSALMIGSGIQSSVAVSAEDAAPVVSPNILLITADNLGFGDLPCYNPASKIKAPHLGRLAKSGAKLTSFYTASPTCTVSRACLLTGRIPQRHGLDYQLPGLDGNYGEGLSQGETLIPEILKTPKPAYATACFGKWNIGFANGSRPTERGFDEFVGHASGNMDYYTHNYNGKHDLYEGTKELHREGEHCTDLFADAAIDFIRRQSPKEQPWFVYLPFNAPHFPNARNKAPGEPNEWQAPDWAFKTYGMSPDERDPVKRYRAVVTALDAAIGRVLKSLDDLKIADDTLVFFYSDNGAFRLGRTGLDVGSNDPLRSGGVTCWEGGLRVVAMARWPKKIPAGITISEPCWSPDLLMTFATLTHAKLPADVVLDGKNILPVLTDHAKSPHESFYFRYRNHAALRKGNWKIVRENPKRSWQLFDLQSDPRESQNLADEKPQVVQELQSELKRWERSF, encoded by the coding sequence GTGTTTCATCGTTTTCAATCCGCACACATTTGGCGGCTGATTGCACTGTCGGCTTTGATGATTGGTTCGGGAATTCAGTCGTCGGTTGCGGTGTCAGCGGAAGACGCGGCACCGGTGGTGTCCCCGAATATTCTGTTGATCACGGCCGACAATTTGGGTTTCGGTGATTTACCGTGCTACAACCCGGCTTCGAAAATAAAGGCTCCGCATTTGGGGCGGTTGGCGAAGTCGGGCGCGAAGCTGACAAGTTTCTACACTGCGTCGCCCACCTGCACGGTGTCGCGAGCATGTTTGCTGACTGGACGCATTCCGCAACGGCACGGCTTGGATTATCAGTTGCCCGGTCTCGATGGGAATTACGGTGAGGGACTCAGCCAAGGCGAGACGCTCATTCCGGAAATTCTCAAGACCCCCAAACCGGCGTATGCCACCGCATGTTTCGGAAAGTGGAACATCGGTTTCGCGAACGGATCCCGACCGACTGAGCGTGGCTTCGATGAATTCGTCGGCCACGCGTCCGGCAACATGGATTACTACACCCACAACTACAACGGCAAGCACGATCTGTACGAGGGCACGAAAGAACTGCATCGTGAGGGCGAACACTGCACCGATTTGTTCGCCGACGCCGCGATTGATTTCATCCGTCGCCAGTCCCCAAAAGAACAGCCGTGGTTCGTCTATTTGCCGTTCAATGCACCGCACTTTCCGAATGCTCGCAACAAAGCTCCCGGTGAGCCAAACGAGTGGCAAGCTCCGGATTGGGCATTCAAGACTTACGGAATGTCCCCGGATGAACGTGATCCCGTCAAACGCTACCGAGCCGTCGTGACGGCGTTGGATGCGGCCATCGGTCGGGTGTTGAAGTCTTTGGATGATCTGAAAATCGCGGACGACACGTTGGTCTTCTTCTATTCTGACAATGGAGCGTTCAGGCTCGGCCGGACGGGGTTGGATGTTGGTTCAAACGATCCACTTCGCAGCGGCGGGGTCACGTGTTGGGAAGGCGGACTGCGAGTTGTAGCGATGGCTCGATGGCCGAAGAAGATTCCAGCGGGAATCACGATTTCCGAACCATGTTGGTCACCGGATTTGCTGATGACCTTCGCGACATTGACGCACGCGAAACTTCCGGCGGACGTCGTGTTGGATGGGAAAAATATCCTGCCGGTTCTGACCGACCACGCGAAGTCGCCCCATGAGTCGTTCTACTTTCGCTATCGAAATCATGCTGCGTTGCGAAAAGGGAATTGGAAGATCGTCCGCGAAAATCCGAAACGCTCTTGGCAGTTGTTCGATCTCCAATCCGATCCGCGTGAGTCGCAAAACCTCGCCGATGAGAAACCGCAAGTTGTTCAAGAATTGCAATCGGAACTCAAGAGGTGGGAACGATCGTTCTGA
- a CDS encoding sulfatase family protein: protein MLFRNPFRWSQAASLAIVLLLVVSSASAAERPNVVLIYGDDVGFGDLSVNGSKKIPTPNLDRLAAEGLNFTDGHCPASTCSASRYTMLTGILAHRKNIRVLGPTAPLAISTDRYTLPQVFKDAGYATAVVGKWHLGLGEKGPGTDWNGVVKPGPLEIGFDYAFLLPNTNDRVPTVYVENHRVVNLDPNDPISIGKPAGPNSTVYPDGKKNPEAMTYYKSTHGHNNSVINGIGRIGTMFGGKSALWNDETMADEFVDHTRTWLNTHQKKNAKQPFFLYFSSQDIHVPRTPHPRFHGKSELGYRGDAMVQLDWSVGQIMKMLDEHGIADNTMVIFSSDNGPVYDDGYDDGTTVHTSTEEADRGHDGSGPYRGGKYQIYEGGTRVPFIVRWPNRIKRGTSSALVTQTDFIPTFAELLDVEIPEDAAPDSQVNLAALLGDDSKGNRYIVEEARGFAIRDHQWKLVRNVAGRRQPQKINYELYDLSEDIDEQNNVANAHPKVVQRLGGMLEKIVRGANVRDVLNSQSK, encoded by the coding sequence ATGCTGTTCCGAAATCCCTTTCGTTGGTCGCAGGCTGCCTCGCTTGCGATCGTTTTGCTTTTAGTCGTTTCGTCGGCGTCTGCGGCGGAGCGTCCGAATGTCGTGTTGATTTACGGCGATGATGTCGGTTTCGGTGATTTGAGCGTGAATGGCTCAAAAAAGATCCCCACACCGAACCTCGACCGATTGGCCGCCGAAGGGCTGAACTTCACCGACGGGCATTGTCCGGCGTCGACGTGCTCGGCGTCCCGGTACACGATGCTCACGGGAATTCTCGCGCATCGGAAGAACATTCGCGTGCTCGGGCCAACCGCTCCGCTGGCGATTTCCACCGACCGCTATACCTTGCCGCAAGTCTTCAAAGACGCCGGCTACGCCACAGCCGTCGTTGGGAAATGGCATCTCGGATTGGGCGAGAAAGGTCCCGGCACCGATTGGAATGGCGTCGTCAAACCGGGACCGCTGGAAATTGGCTTCGACTACGCTTTCCTTCTGCCGAATACCAACGACCGCGTGCCGACGGTGTATGTGGAGAATCATCGCGTGGTCAATCTCGATCCGAACGACCCCATCTCGATCGGTAAACCGGCCGGTCCGAATTCCACCGTTTATCCCGACGGGAAGAAGAATCCCGAAGCGATGACGTATTACAAAAGCACACATGGCCACAACAATTCCGTGATCAACGGCATCGGTCGCATCGGTACGATGTTCGGTGGAAAGTCGGCGTTGTGGAACGATGAAACCATGGCCGATGAATTTGTCGACCACACCCGAACCTGGTTGAATACGCACCAAAAGAAAAACGCCAAACAACCGTTCTTTCTCTACTTCTCCTCGCAAGACATTCACGTCCCTCGTACGCCGCACCCACGATTTCACGGAAAAAGCGAGTTGGGTTATCGCGGCGATGCGATGGTGCAACTCGATTGGTCGGTCGGACAGATCATGAAGATGCTCGACGAACACGGTATCGCTGACAACACGATGGTCATCTTCTCATCCGACAACGGCCCTGTGTACGACGATGGTTACGATGACGGCACGACGGTGCATACCTCGACGGAAGAAGCCGACCGCGGGCATGATGGCTCCGGACCGTATCGTGGCGGGAAATATCAAATCTACGAAGGTGGCACACGGGTGCCGTTCATTGTCCGTTGGCCCAACCGCATCAAACGGGGGACGTCATCGGCTCTCGTCACGCAGACCGATTTCATTCCGACCTTCGCCGAATTGCTCGATGTCGAAATCCCCGAAGACGCCGCCCCGGATAGCCAAGTCAATCTTGCAGCACTCCTCGGAGACGACTCGAAAGGCAATCGCTACATCGTCGAAGAAGCTCGTGGCTTTGCGATTCGCGATCATCAGTGGAAACTCGTCCGCAATGTCGCCGGACGCAGACAACCGCAGAAGATCAACTACGAATTATACGACTTGTCCGAGGACATCGATGAACAAAACAACGTTGCGAACGCTCATCCGAAAGTCGTTCAACGTCTGGGTGGCATGCTCGAAAAAATCGTGCGGGGAGCAAACGTTCGGGACGTATTGAATTCCCAATCGAAGTAG
- a CDS encoding GNAT family N-acetyltransferase encodes MGKDTLVTDAIAEPVPTIVVNPEIELSQIVRKDRAAYLQYLNESGDFYDRMGKMPFPYRQSDVDTWLMKVQRGTLRTHNRRNWAIRNADGKLIGGIGLFDITLKQKCGTGYWLAKRYWGQGIMTAVLRRLCEFAFETYRLQRMFAQALSTNPASGKVLQKAGFQLEGTLRNHFFRDGKGYDLQYFGRLNSPHDAN; translated from the coding sequence ATGGGCAAAGACACATTGGTGACAGATGCCATCGCCGAGCCGGTTCCGACCATCGTGGTGAATCCGGAAATCGAACTCTCACAAATTGTGCGGAAGGATCGAGCCGCCTATTTGCAGTATCTGAATGAATCCGGCGATTTTTACGATCGCATGGGCAAGATGCCGTTTCCATATCGGCAGAGTGATGTCGACACTTGGCTAATGAAGGTGCAACGCGGCACACTGCGAACGCATAACCGCCGAAATTGGGCCATTCGTAACGCAGACGGAAAACTCATCGGCGGCATCGGATTGTTCGACATCACACTCAAGCAGAAATGCGGCACAGGGTATTGGCTGGCCAAACGGTATTGGGGCCAAGGAATCATGACCGCTGTCCTTCGCCGACTCTGCGAATTCGCATTCGAGACCTACCGTCTGCAACGGATGTTCGCTCAAGCGTTGAGCACGAATCCGGCCTCGGGGAAAGTCCTGCAAAAAGCCGGGTTTCAGCTTGAGGGCACTTTGCGTAACCATTTTTTCCGGGATGGAAAGGGCTACGACCTGCAATATTTCGGACGACTGAATTCACCGCACGACGCCAATTGA
- a CDS encoding AAA family ATPase encodes MNMAGKGLFDQQEADNLRDAEPLAVRMRPRSLDEFVGQTHFLGEGKLLRRMLAADRLGSVLFYGPPGTGKTTLAKLIARQTKSNFVTINAAASSVKELRAELETARRNLKTGGTRTVLFIDELHRFNKAQQDVLLPDVETGVVTLIGATTANPFFSLVAPLVSRSQIFEFQSLAAEDVEKVLRRALTDKENGLAKH; translated from the coding sequence ATGAACATGGCCGGGAAAGGGTTATTCGATCAACAGGAAGCCGACAATCTCCGCGATGCCGAACCGCTTGCCGTTCGGATGCGACCGCGATCGCTGGATGAATTCGTCGGCCAAACGCATTTTTTGGGTGAAGGAAAACTTCTCCGCCGGATGTTGGCGGCGGATCGGTTGGGGTCGGTGTTGTTTTATGGTCCACCGGGCACTGGGAAAACGACGCTGGCGAAATTGATCGCTCGGCAAACGAAGTCGAACTTCGTGACCATCAACGCCGCCGCATCGAGCGTCAAGGAACTACGAGCCGAGTTGGAAACCGCCCGACGGAATCTCAAGACCGGTGGCACGCGGACGGTATTGTTCATCGATGAACTTCACCGCTTCAACAAGGCTCAGCAGGACGTGTTGTTGCCAGACGTGGAAACCGGTGTCGTCACGTTGATCGGGGCGACGACGGCGAATCCGTTTTTCTCTCTCGTCGCGCCACTCGTCAGTCGAAGTCAGATTTTCGAATTCCAATCCCTCGCCGCCGAAGACGTCGAGAAAGTTTTGCGGCGGGCACTCACCGACAAAGAAAACGGCCTCGCGAAACACTAA
- a CDS encoding AAA family ATPase — translation MQVDDDAIAFLADISEGDARRALSALEIAVLSVLETDQHVTVDVAQESIQKKAIYYDGTGDEHYDAASVFIKSMRGGDPDAAVYWLARMLEAGEDPRFIARRIVILASEDIGNADPQALVIANAAAQATDFVGLPECRIILSHAVCYMATAPKSNAAYKAINEAQQDIKNQRVLPVPMTLRDKNSSGRKLNQEGHYVYPHNAAEGYVDQDYLGVEKTYYTPTNRGYEAEIQKRLAHWRSLRDEES, via the coding sequence GTGCAAGTCGATGACGACGCCATCGCCTTTCTCGCCGACATCTCCGAAGGTGATGCGCGAAGGGCGCTCAGTGCCCTCGAAATTGCGGTGCTGTCGGTGTTGGAAACGGATCAGCACGTGACCGTCGACGTCGCTCAAGAATCGATCCAGAAGAAGGCGATCTACTACGACGGCACCGGCGACGAACACTACGATGCGGCGAGCGTGTTCATCAAGAGCATGCGGGGCGGCGACCCCGACGCGGCGGTGTATTGGTTGGCTCGCATGTTGGAAGCCGGTGAGGACCCGCGGTTCATCGCCCGGCGGATTGTGATTCTCGCCTCCGAAGACATCGGTAACGCTGACCCGCAAGCCCTCGTCATCGCCAACGCCGCCGCTCAAGCGACGGACTTCGTCGGTCTGCCGGAATGTCGCATCATCCTTTCGCACGCCGTTTGTTACATGGCGACGGCACCAAAATCGAACGCCGCTTACAAAGCGATCAACGAAGCTCAGCAAGACATCAAGAATCAACGCGTTCTGCCGGTCCCCATGACGCTCCGCGACAAAAATTCCAGCGGCCGCAAATTGAATCAAGAAGGCCACTACGTCTACCCGCACAACGCCGCCGAGGGCTACGTCGATCAGGACTATCTCGGAGTCGAAAAAACCTACTACACTCCCACCAATCGCGGTTACGAAGCCGAAATCCAAAAACGCCTCGCCCATTGGCGTTCACTGAGGGACGAAGAGTCGTAG
- a CDS encoding YhdT family protein, giving the protein MSDTSALELPNDFEFDDTFLHARKEALIILGIWFVCLLWTIPYCYLNGFADPAAETTQIATVWGIPSWVFWGVGLPWLVADIATTWFCFAYMKDDDLGETHEGADLEEQHELAERAEGQA; this is encoded by the coding sequence ATGTCTGACACCTCCGCTCTCGAACTCCCGAACGATTTCGAGTTCGACGACACGTTCCTCCACGCCCGCAAAGAAGCCCTGATTATCCTGGGCATTTGGTTCGTTTGCCTGCTGTGGACGATTCCCTATTGCTATCTCAACGGGTTCGCGGACCCGGCGGCGGAAACCACGCAGATTGCGACCGTGTGGGGCATTCCAAGTTGGGTGTTCTGGGGCGTGGGTCTACCGTGGTTGGTGGCGGATATCGCCACGACCTGGTTTTGCTTCGCCTACATGAAAGACGACGATCTCGGCGAAACCCATGAAGGAGCCGACCTCGAAGAACAACACGAACTGGCCGAACGTGCGGAGGGGCAAGCATGA
- a CDS encoding sodium:solute symporter family transporter — translation MSEFPSAIFAANSNPALITFLLYTLAVFGIAGLSNQLLKGRSFLSEYFLGSRSLGVWAFALTFAATSSSGGSFTGFPSLIYTHGWILALWISSYMVVPICTMGLLGKRLNQIARISGSITVPDVLRDRFRSVGLGLLAVLLIVFFMSFNLVAQFKAGAMILKTLLQDVAVFENSARSLGSMTSGISLFGDDPQYLLCLVSFGIAVIIYTTYGGFHAVVWTDVMQGVVMVIGVLIMLPLTLDAVGGLENATQEMAQMKPPVEQVLTLEDTSPDTPLHVDKGDWLVVDNRIFRFAENARWTEDEPSQSVNVIEIVTASEKERFVSQPHPRYQAATELGENEVSLVEVGDATEFAYGAEQSGAYVSGPGPSKTNANGFLPLSLAISFFFMWSISGSGQPSNMVRLMAFNSSTTLRRSIFTVAIYYTAIYFPLVIIFCCARVLMPGMEVESDRIMPAMAVFITENAGVGWLAGLLVAAPFAAVMSTVDSFLLMISSALVRDIYQRNVNPDVQERTIKRLSYWCTLIVGTAAMFGAMNPPEFLQNIIVYTGSGLAAAFLAPVAYALYWPRVNTAGVIAAMLGGFTAHLSMYITGMFVNDSFFNPYRLFDFDPILVGLFSSFLIGWLVTKATPPPPADLVARYFGKPKA, via the coding sequence ATGAGCGAGTTTCCTTCCGCCATCTTCGCCGCGAATTCGAATCCGGCGTTGATCACATTCTTGTTGTACACGCTCGCGGTGTTCGGCATCGCGGGGTTGTCGAATCAGTTGCTCAAGGGGCGAAGTTTCCTCAGCGAGTATTTTCTCGGCAGCCGAAGTCTCGGGGTGTGGGCGTTTGCACTGACGTTCGCGGCCACAAGTTCTTCCGGGGGAAGTTTCACGGGGTTTCCCTCGCTGATCTACACGCACGGTTGGATTTTGGCCCTTTGGATCAGCAGTTACATGGTCGTGCCGATCTGCACGATGGGCTTACTCGGCAAACGATTGAACCAAATCGCTAGAATCTCCGGTTCGATCACCGTACCCGACGTCCTCCGCGACCGCTTCCGTAGCGTGGGACTCGGCTTGCTTGCGGTTTTGCTGATCGTGTTCTTCATGAGTTTCAATCTCGTCGCGCAATTCAAAGCCGGCGCGATGATTCTCAAAACACTACTGCAAGACGTCGCCGTCTTCGAAAACTCCGCCCGGTCGCTTGGTTCGATGACGAGCGGCATTTCGTTGTTCGGTGATGACCCGCAGTATTTGCTGTGCTTAGTGTCCTTCGGGATCGCCGTCATCATCTACACGACTTACGGTGGATTCCACGCCGTGGTTTGGACCGACGTGATGCAAGGTGTGGTGATGGTGATCGGCGTGCTGATCATGTTGCCACTCACGCTCGATGCTGTCGGAGGGCTGGAAAATGCCACTCAAGAAATGGCCCAAATGAAACCGCCGGTGGAGCAGGTCCTCACACTCGAAGACACATCGCCCGACACGCCATTGCACGTGGACAAAGGCGATTGGCTCGTGGTGGATAATCGCATTTTCCGTTTCGCCGAAAATGCGCGTTGGACAGAGGACGAACCAAGCCAGTCGGTGAATGTGATTGAAATCGTCACGGCCAGCGAGAAAGAACGGTTTGTCAGCCAACCACATCCGCGATATCAAGCGGCGACCGAATTGGGCGAGAACGAAGTGAGTCTCGTCGAAGTCGGGGACGCCACGGAGTTCGCCTATGGAGCCGAACAATCAGGGGCATACGTAAGCGGACCAGGGCCAAGCAAAACCAACGCCAACGGCTTCCTACCGCTCTCACTCGCGATTTCGTTTTTCTTCATGTGGTCGATTTCGGGGAGCGGGCAGCCAAGTAACATGGTCCGGCTGATGGCGTTTAATAGTTCGACAACGTTGCGACGCTCGATCTTCACCGTCGCGATTTATTACACCGCGATTTACTTTCCGCTGGTCATCATCTTCTGTTGTGCCCGTGTGTTGATGCCGGGGATGGAAGTCGAGTCGGACCGCATTATGCCTGCGATGGCCGTGTTCATTACCGAAAACGCTGGCGTCGGTTGGTTAGCCGGTTTGTTGGTGGCGGCTCCGTTTGCGGCGGTGATGAGTACCGTCGACAGTTTCCTCCTGATGATCTCGTCGGCTCTCGTGCGGGACATCTACCAACGCAACGTGAACCCCGACGTGCAGGAACGCACGATCAAACGGCTGAGTTATTGGTGCACGCTGATCGTCGGAACGGCGGCGATGTTCGGGGCGATGAACCCGCCGGAATTCTTGCAGAACATCATCGTCTATACCGGTAGTGGATTGGCGGCGGCGTTTTTGGCACCGGTTGCGTATGCCTTGTATTGGCCTCGTGTCAACACGGCTGGCGTAATCGCAGCGATGCTAGGTGGGTTCACAGCTCACCTTTCGATGTACATCACCGGCATGTTTGTCAACGACAGCTTCTTCAACCCGTACCGGTTGTTCGATTTCGATCCGATTTTGGTCGGATTGTTCTCGTCGTTCCTGATCGGCTGGTTGGTAACGAAAGCGACCCCACCACCGCCAGCGGATCTCGTCGCACGCTACTTCGGAAAGCCCAAGGCATAA
- a CDS encoding beta-ketoacyl-[acyl-carrier-protein] synthase family protein: MPTGRDTSQSVVITGVGVVSPIGIGNDPFWQSLVAGKSGVELIAEGTETPRLAARVKDFDPNQLLARRRKFLKVMPPAIQFGTAAATLAMREAGLARRDIPPERLGVVFGAGRLSTTPQELSNVLAACRTEAGEFIAAKWGHTATDEIAPLWLLRQLPNMPASHVSIEFDARGPSNTITSRDCGALLSIGEAVNMIERDAADCVIVGGCGSLVAPLDWLKLQLFDELSQSFDDPAGACRPFDQDRDGTVVGEGAAAFVLERRSHATKRGATVFAEVLGIGSGCDPMDSLTGRGMIHAVSAATRSSNLRADEIGHINTHGHGGRNTDCTEARALATVFGEALNRIPCVALKGSLGTADAGSGAMELASSLLALRERTIPPTRNLRHVDSKCPLQLSADAQPSTHPTAVVVSRTSAGQSAAVVIRGE; encoded by the coding sequence ATGCCCACGGGACGCGATACGAGTCAATCTGTTGTCATCACCGGTGTTGGCGTGGTTTCGCCCATCGGTATCGGCAACGATCCGTTTTGGCAGTCTCTTGTGGCTGGCAAGTCGGGTGTTGAGTTGATCGCAGAGGGCACGGAAACGCCTCGGCTTGCTGCACGAGTCAAAGACTTCGATCCGAATCAGCTGCTTGCTCGACGGCGGAAGTTTCTCAAGGTGATGCCGCCCGCGATTCAGTTCGGAACCGCCGCGGCGACTCTCGCGATGCGGGAAGCCGGTTTGGCCCGTCGTGACATTCCGCCCGAACGGTTGGGCGTTGTTTTTGGTGCGGGACGACTCTCGACGACACCACAAGAACTGTCCAATGTGCTGGCCGCTTGCCGAACCGAAGCCGGGGAGTTCATCGCCGCGAAGTGGGGGCACACCGCGACCGACGAGATCGCACCGTTGTGGTTGCTCCGACAGTTGCCAAACATGCCCGCCAGCCATGTGTCGATCGAGTTCGATGCGCGTGGGCCGAGCAACACGATCACCAGCCGCGATTGCGGGGCTCTGCTGTCGATCGGCGAAGCGGTCAACATGATCGAACGCGACGCAGCAGATTGCGTCATCGTGGGTGGGTGCGGATCGTTGGTGGCTCCACTCGATTGGCTCAAATTGCAGTTATTCGATGAACTCTCGCAATCGTTCGACGATCCCGCCGGTGCATGTCGTCCGTTTGACCAAGACCGTGACGGCACCGTAGTCGGCGAAGGAGCGGCGGCATTCGTGTTGGAACGCCGAAGTCATGCCACCAAACGGGGGGCGACCGTGTTTGCGGAAGTTCTCGGTATTGGCAGCGGTTGTGATCCTATGGACTCCCTGACGGGGCGCGGCATGATTCACGCCGTGAGTGCTGCGACTAGGTCGTCGAATTTGCGAGCGGACGAGATTGGTCACATCAATACACACGGACACGGCGGGCGGAATACGGATTGCACTGAAGCAAGAGCATTGGCGACCGTTTTCGGCGAAGCTTTGAATCGCATTCCTTGTGTTGCTTTGAAAGGAAGTTTGGGAACCGCTGATGCCGGTTCCGGGGCGATGGAACTTGCCAGCAGTTTGCTCGCGTTGCGTGAGCGAACGATTCCACCGACACGCAACCTTCGGCATGTCGACTCGAAATGCCCGCTCCAATTGAGTGCCGACGCGCAGCCCAGCACGCATCCAACCGCAGTCGTGGTCAGTCGGACATCCGCCGGACAAAGTGCCGCCGTCGTCATTCGGGGGGAATAA
- a CDS encoding CBS domain-containing protein, with protein sequence MSRLPGRLGELRAKDIMTRPVITVAQNDTLEAALHTFREQHITGAPVVSDDGKLVGILSLADFMEISKTDEPPQPGTLEHGNQRSVWKIWDNAPALDPDFLTQSVATRMSEHVKSVRDVSTLVDVARLMCDRHWHRVPVVDAYGTLCGMITAMDVLAAMVNVADEPGE encoded by the coding sequence ATGTCTCGGCTGCCCGGACGTCTCGGTGAACTTCGAGCCAAAGACATTATGACGCGACCGGTCATTACCGTCGCACAGAACGACACGCTCGAAGCCGCTTTGCACACCTTCCGCGAACAGCACATCACCGGGGCTCCCGTGGTTTCGGATGACGGCAAACTCGTGGGAATTCTGTCGCTCGCTGACTTCATGGAGATCTCCAAAACAGACGAGCCGCCACAACCGGGCACGCTCGAACACGGCAATCAACGCTCCGTTTGGAAGATTTGGGACAACGCGCCCGCACTCGATCCCGATTTCCTAACGCAATCCGTGGCTACGCGGATGTCTGAGCATGTGAAATCGGTTCGCGATGTCTCCACCTTGGTCGATGTCGCTCGATTGATGTGTGACCGGCACTGGCATCGCGTGCCCGTTGTGGATGCGTATGGCACGCTCTGCGGTATGATCACCGCGATGGATGTGCTCGCCGCGATGGTCAATGTTGCCGATGAACCGGGTGAGTGA